A genomic window from Streptomyces mirabilis includes:
- a CDS encoding dihydrofolate reductase family protein, producing MQIRARMSMSADGYVTTPNGWPALTADPAFVSGESHGIREFLDDCEAALMGRTTFEPALTNNRWPWPDLDVFVLGSRRPDGTPDHVTTDSDPMRLLEKLRSANQGGDVHLIGGPQTIGTFHAIGALDTLELVVLPMLFGGGTQLTPVLRPDTGLTFQRERALPGGSVEIVYSCRGSRTELPTKPASQR from the coding sequence ATGCAGATCCGCGCCCGTATGAGTATGAGTGCCGATGGCTACGTGACCACGCCGAACGGCTGGCCCGCCCTGACCGCCGACCCCGCGTTCGTCTCCGGCGAAAGCCACGGTATCCGTGAGTTCCTCGATGACTGCGAGGCGGCGCTGATGGGGCGCACCACCTTCGAACCCGCGCTGACCAACAACCGCTGGCCGTGGCCGGACCTCGACGTGTTCGTGCTCGGCTCACGCCGTCCGGACGGCACCCCCGATCACGTCACGACCGACAGTGACCCGATGCGGCTGCTGGAGAAGCTCCGCTCGGCCAACCAGGGTGGCGACGTCCACCTCATCGGGGGCCCGCAGACGATCGGGACGTTTCATGCCATTGGCGCACTCGACACCCTTGAACTGGTCGTACTGCCGATGCTGTTCGGCGGTGGGACGCAACTGACACCCGTGCTCAGGCCCGACACCGGGCTGACCTTCCAGCGCGAACGTGCTCTCCCCGGCGGTTCAGTGGAGATCGTCTACTCCTGCCGGGGAAGTCGCACCGAACTTCCGACCAAGCCTGCCAGTCAACGCTGA
- a CDS encoding helix-turn-helix transcriptional regulator, with the protein MTSRPRFLGPASKVGTFTVDADSTGTGRGTWEPFIDTWNDHMGDLYPLPEFSAPTVDGFQGTMRSVALEDTAINELWASSPVSTQAVGMYEHDQIRLYVGLRGAVALQDPHDQGGDRYVSAGTYFMHHVVTENHFHTTPVIGTRIFIFPGDALRPLVAGKPRTGQAASPAAQILMAHTSVVQRTVSELSPAGAHASRNALLELAKGLILDHFDDREPTFTPALAQAAKDLADARLTDAELSPAAVAAQLHVSVRTLQRAFASLDESFSAYIRRRRLEEAAEVLTASGSRLSVSEAAALWHFTDSSHFIRAFKKHYHVTPAQFARRLT; encoded by the coding sequence ATGACGAGCAGGCCGCGTTTCCTTGGGCCGGCCAGCAAGGTGGGCACGTTCACCGTCGACGCCGACTCCACCGGCACCGGCCGAGGAACGTGGGAGCCGTTCATCGACACCTGGAACGACCACATGGGAGACCTGTACCCGCTGCCGGAATTCAGCGCTCCCACGGTCGACGGCTTCCAGGGAACGATGCGGTCGGTGGCCTTGGAAGACACCGCCATCAACGAACTCTGGGCATCCTCACCCGTGAGCACCCAGGCAGTCGGAATGTACGAGCATGATCAGATCCGGTTGTACGTCGGGCTGCGCGGGGCGGTGGCCCTGCAGGACCCGCACGATCAGGGCGGCGACAGGTACGTCTCGGCCGGCACATACTTCATGCACCATGTCGTGACGGAGAATCACTTCCACACCACGCCTGTGATCGGCACCCGCATCTTCATCTTTCCCGGCGACGCTCTGCGGCCCCTGGTCGCGGGGAAACCGCGCACCGGTCAGGCCGCCTCGCCCGCAGCGCAGATCCTCATGGCACACACCAGCGTGGTGCAGCGGACCGTGAGCGAGCTCAGCCCGGCGGGGGCGCACGCGTCTCGCAACGCCCTGCTCGAACTGGCCAAGGGGCTGATCCTCGACCACTTCGACGACCGCGAGCCCACCTTCACCCCGGCGCTGGCGCAGGCGGCCAAGGACCTGGCCGATGCCCGGCTCACCGACGCCGAGTTGTCGCCGGCCGCGGTAGCCGCGCAACTGCACGTATCCGTACGAACCTTGCAGCGGGCTTTCGCGAGTCTGGACGAGTCGTTCAGCGCCTACATCCGCCGCCGACGCCTGGAGGAAGCGGCCGAGGTGCTCACCGCCTCCGGATCACGGCTCAGCGTCTCCGAGGCCGCCGCGCTCTGGCATTTCACCGACAGCAGCCACTTCATCCGCGCTTTCAAGAAGCACTACCATGTGACACCAGCTCAATTCGCACGCCGCCTGACGTGA
- a CDS encoding MauE/DoxX family redox-associated membrane protein — MVLAARLVLAAVFGVAGIAKLMDREGLPRAIASFGLPARTAKPLGYLLVSYEFVTALALVVNPWARIGALGALGLLLTFCLAIVVSIARGRAPECHCFGGLRSTPVGWATLARNGLLAATAGFVAADGRAPWFFTGLGTIAATCWMVLGLKRSGKVRPGMVTPGFSLPDATGQVWTLDKLFAAAHQPLLLLFTDHACGACDALLPQVARWQQAYAERLTIAIVNGGPAADGVAFSREHGLRNLLVDEERMLLTTYGLTATPSALLIDTDRILAAAPAVGSAEIADLVTRALQPRGRSTIARRALLFASATMVPAVTSTRAMARGVTGANWRPKQVKFAGGWLCKQRYALCTKAACKPSPSDPNVLICRCVVEYGYSYGYKSCAERAPVGNRLVSTFSTQNTNHLTRTMTCASRAQWANCLDVECEIDPRNPRHAVCRCKAVESGDFFTFGGNCDTSTCTSVIWSAATPPGVPFQAAMESIGLSVTLPKACPTGTDDDDLPPSGLGLEFQ; from the coding sequence ATGGTCCTGGCAGCACGGCTGGTGTTGGCTGCGGTCTTCGGGGTCGCGGGGATCGCCAAACTCATGGACCGCGAGGGACTGCCTCGCGCGATCGCAAGCTTCGGCCTGCCAGCTCGAACGGCGAAGCCGCTTGGATACCTTCTCGTCTCCTACGAGTTCGTCACAGCCCTGGCTCTTGTCGTCAACCCATGGGCAAGAATCGGTGCGCTTGGAGCGCTCGGACTGTTGCTGACGTTCTGCCTGGCCATCGTGGTGAGCATCGCACGCGGCCGGGCCCCGGAGTGCCACTGCTTCGGAGGGCTACGCTCCACGCCGGTCGGGTGGGCCACGCTCGCACGCAACGGGCTCCTCGCAGCTACGGCGGGATTCGTCGCAGCCGACGGGCGTGCCCCATGGTTCTTCACGGGCCTAGGGACCATCGCAGCGACCTGTTGGATGGTGCTGGGACTCAAGCGATCCGGAAAAGTGCGACCGGGCATGGTCACACCGGGCTTTTCACTGCCTGACGCAACGGGACAAGTATGGACTCTCGACAAATTGTTTGCCGCTGCGCACCAGCCACTCCTGCTTCTCTTCACTGATCACGCGTGCGGTGCGTGCGACGCACTCCTGCCACAGGTGGCTCGGTGGCAACAGGCCTATGCAGAACGGCTGACCATCGCAATCGTGAACGGCGGGCCCGCCGCAGACGGCGTTGCCTTCTCACGTGAGCACGGGCTGCGGAACCTACTGGTGGACGAAGAGCGAATGCTGCTCACCACTTACGGTCTGACCGCCACCCCCAGCGCACTGCTGATCGACACCGACCGGATCCTCGCCGCCGCGCCAGCAGTTGGGTCGGCAGAGATCGCCGACCTGGTGACCAGGGCACTCCAACCGCGTGGTAGATCAACGATCGCGCGACGCGCACTGTTGTTCGCCTCGGCCACGATGGTACCCGCCGTCACCTCCACCCGCGCGATGGCCCGCGGCGTTACCGGGGCGAACTGGCGCCCAAAACAAGTGAAGTTCGCTGGCGGATGGCTCTGCAAACAGCGCTACGCGCTGTGTACCAAAGCCGCCTGCAAACCCTCGCCGAGCGACCCGAACGTCCTCATCTGCCGCTGTGTGGTGGAATACGGCTACTCCTACGGCTATAAGTCATGTGCAGAACGGGCACCAGTCGGCAATAGATTGGTATCGACGTTCTCGACACAAAACACCAACCACCTTACCCGCACCATGACCTGCGCATCCCGAGCACAATGGGCAAACTGTCTGGACGTGGAATGCGAAATCGACCCGCGCAACCCGAGACACGCTGTGTGCCGCTGCAAGGCCGTGGAGAGCGGCGACTTTTTCACATTCGGGGGAAACTGCGACACCAGCACCTGCACCTCCGTGATTTGGTCAGCGGCAACACCACCCGGAGTCCCCTTCCAAGCCGCGATGGAGAGCATCGGCCTATCAGTCACACTCCCCAAAGCATGCCCGACAGGCACGGACGACGATGACCTTCCGCCCAGCGGCTTGGGGCTGGAGTTTCAATGA
- a CDS encoding NADP-dependent oxidoreductase: MKAVRFHQYGDPDVLRYEDVEQPVPGAGQVRVRVAATSFNPVDANIRAGFMQGPIPVPLPHSPGIDVAGTIDALGEGVTGVQVGDQVIGFLPMAGPGAAAEYVLAPVEALTPAPKSVALSDAAALPLVGLTAWQALFEHAKLTAGQRVLVNGAGGAVGGYAVQLAKQAGAFVIATAGPRSSRRVSAAGADEIIDHTTADVAAAVSQPVDVVLNLAPVEPAQLDALLGLIRPGGVLVNTTVWMPAPSDEERGVRGIDLFVRSDADQLSHLAELIDGGELRVEVAQWVPLAELPALHADAAAGALPSGKVVVVASDR, encoded by the coding sequence ATGAAGGCAGTGCGTTTCCACCAGTACGGCGACCCCGACGTCCTGCGTTACGAGGACGTGGAGCAGCCGGTTCCAGGCGCCGGGCAGGTGCGGGTCCGTGTTGCGGCGACGTCGTTCAACCCGGTCGACGCCAACATCCGCGCCGGTTTCATGCAGGGGCCGATCCCTGTGCCGCTGCCGCACTCGCCCGGCATCGACGTCGCCGGCACGATCGACGCGCTTGGCGAGGGCGTGACCGGCGTCCAGGTCGGTGACCAGGTCATCGGCTTCCTGCCGATGGCGGGACCCGGCGCCGCCGCGGAGTATGTCCTGGCACCGGTTGAGGCCCTGACGCCCGCGCCCAAGAGCGTCGCGCTGTCCGACGCGGCCGCGCTGCCGCTGGTGGGCCTGACCGCGTGGCAGGCGCTGTTCGAGCACGCCAAGCTGACCGCCGGGCAGCGCGTGCTGGTCAACGGCGCCGGCGGAGCGGTCGGCGGCTACGCCGTGCAGTTGGCCAAGCAGGCCGGCGCCTTCGTGATCGCCACGGCCGGTCCGCGCAGCAGCCGTCGCGTCAGCGCCGCGGGTGCGGACGAGATCATCGACCATACGACCGCCGACGTCGCAGCGGCGGTGAGCCAGCCGGTCGACGTCGTGCTCAACCTTGCGCCGGTCGAACCAGCACAGCTCGATGCGCTCCTCGGTCTGATCCGCCCCGGCGGTGTCCTGGTGAACACCACCGTGTGGATGCCCGCACCCAGCGACGAGGAGCGCGGCGTACGCGGCATCGACCTCTTCGTCCGTAGCGACGCGGACCAGCTGTCGCACCTGGCGGAGCTGATCGACGGCGGCGAGCTGCGGGTTGAGGTCGCCCAGTGGGTGCCGTTGGCCGAGCTGCCGGCCCTGCACGCCGACGCCGCCGCGGGCGCGCTGCCCAGTGGCAAGGTCGTCGTTGTTGCGTCCGACCGCTGA
- a CDS encoding cupin domain-containing protein — protein MIPDDDPSRSLTVANPDDPGTTYISLVGDTYAMLVTGEQTNGRYCLIDMHVPDGGGPPPHRHDFEEMFTIIEGEIEFTFRGEKHTVRAGSTINIPANAPHNFRNASGAPARMLCMCTPAGQDEYFMRIGDVVAGKDAPPPQLSENEFAERRRRAADLASTYRSEFL, from the coding sequence ATGATCCCCGATGACGATCCGTCGCGCTCGCTGACCGTGGCGAACCCCGACGACCCCGGCACGACGTACATCTCGCTGGTGGGCGACACGTACGCCATGCTGGTCACCGGCGAGCAGACCAACGGCCGATACTGCCTGATCGACATGCACGTCCCCGACGGCGGAGGCCCGCCGCCGCACCGGCACGACTTCGAAGAGATGTTCACGATCATCGAGGGCGAGATCGAGTTCACCTTTCGCGGCGAGAAGCACACCGTACGGGCCGGGTCCACGATCAACATCCCGGCCAACGCGCCGCACAACTTCCGCAACGCATCGGGTGCGCCGGCCCGCATGCTGTGCATGTGCACCCCCGCCGGCCAGGACGAGTACTTCATGCGCATCGGTGACGTCGTCGCGGGCAAGGACGCGCCGCCGCCGCAGCTGTCGGAGAACGAGTTCGCCGAACGCCGCCGCCGCGCGGCCGACTTGGCCTCGACCTACCGAAGCGAGTTCCTGTAG